acacacactctcacatacaACCAGATGTTGAACATCCATGACACCACAGACTaacctccaccccccccaaaaaaaccccactcaaggtgacatttgttttatttcatcgTTAAGATGTGAGATTTAAAGTGGTTACTGAGCTGaagtttggatatttttttacttatttaattatcaaataaacacatttttaaatttatatttaacattaaagcTGATTTGGTAATTTATAACCAAATTAACTGAAggaaactttgtttttattctttaaaaatatgattttttttgtgtgtttttgctgctttaaGTTTCCTTTCAGCCTCATTATTTACTCTCACATGTCTACACACACTTCCAAACTCTCACTGCAGAGCACGCCacccacaaaagaaaaagaggcgCTAAACTCTTAAATTTACGCATCAGTGTTTGCACTGATTTACGCACATTACGCACGGCACATGTTAAGAATAAAACACGTGTAATCCTGTCgtgtgtttaaacacacactgcctttctttctttctttctttctttctttctttctttctttctttctctcagatGAGAGTCTCGATCGTGACAGtgcaaagtctggcaggcagcAGCGCGCTTCCTCCTGACGCATCTGCGGGGCTGCAGTCTCTGTCGTCGTCTACTGACCCAGCGATGATCCCCGCCGCTATGAATTATGCATGAGATCCGGGTACAGATTACCCCTATCAATATGCAATACTCATTACGCTGGTTAAATTGCCACTTAATAGTTATGAATATGTGGAAAATGTCTGGGACCCCTTTATAGCCCAGCActgattttaactttttttatatttttacctGGAATGAAGGAAGACTTTGAAAACACAAGTCTTCTATAAtatcattatgttttattagtgGCCGGCAGACAATGCACACAGCCTCACAGTTACATAGGGGGGGCTGAGATTTCTTTATGTGGAAGCAGTGAAGCTTGTGTCCAGCTCCAGAGTTGTCCGAGACTTCACCTTTGGCCGCTCGGTGACTTGTCAGACCGGAATAAATCACTCCGGCATCTCGCTCAAGTTCGTTTCATGTCCTCAAAttagccttttttaaaattcttttaaaaacattttgcacaataaaacacattgtgtttttaaaatttgaacatttctgaTGAAAAAGCCTAAAAACACAGTGgaaagtttttaaataaaacatgtgaaataatttaaaatgtggaaGAATTCTGCCTCGAACTCAAAGAgtgtaaacaacatttaaaaaaaaataaaacaggcacCCAGAAGCCTCcataaaaatcatatttaatctgacatttcaaaataaaaccttagCTCTCTttataaacacacttttctcCGAGTTTCTCCTAAACAGGACTGGACATGACTTCCGTCCCCCCCCCAGTCCAGCCTTTTTCCAGTCCCATCCATGCAGTTAAGCCGTCACTTTCATTCAAGGTTGTGAATTATATAGTACATTGTCTACTCCCCAAAACCATAAAACCAACTTTATGGACCTCACGTGACTTTTCACAGTCTGTAAGTAATATAGGCCTATACAATCTTTGGCAAGGGGGGATTTTTACCAACTTCAGCCATGCCTTTATACCTGTAAGCCAAAGCCACTCtttatttttgcttctttttattatttttctttataggATTTTATCACCACAGCGAGAAAACGCGCGTCTGTCTGCAGAGAGGTAAGTGTGcaaccagaaagaaaaaaaaaagtctgttttgtcTTGTCAAACTGTTTTATACTGCGTGCAGGTTAATCTCAaatatgtttaaagaaaaatatttctaCTTGATAATTCACGAGACACGTTCAAAGCAATTGAGAGAAACTTTTTATTTCCAAGCGCTATGAGTTCacttacaaatacaaaaagctTATTGGCGAAAAAAGCTCACATCACTGCCTATCCACAGAATAACCCTTTGCACTAAAAATTTATCACATTGACAGGTTGAATACATTTGCATTGCTCATAATTAGAtctaaacaataataataataattataataataataataacagatgcACAAAATATCCTAAAGAGCTACACATTGGCTTGTTTATGAAAgttgatggattttttttttttggccacacAAGATCAGAAAATAGCATAAAAACTGACACTGAAGCGCTTTGAATGGCCCCGGAATACATTAGGTTTACATTCAATGAAGAGCAGCATATGGTttggaattattattattattttttttttctttactatTTTTTAAGTGTAACTGTACAATGAGTTTACTCCTGTTAGACCGTCAAGAAGTCACAATAAAGAGCTCAAGTTGAAACACCttcaagaagagagagagagagagcaaaagagagagagagagagagacaattaacacccccccacctccccaaaataatatttacatcttATTTTTCCAATTAGGGAACATCTAAGCTATCATAATACAACAACAGTCAACtaaaaatggcattttaagACCACAGAATACTTCTTTTTCTATCACAATAGCATGCTGGAAGGTGCTGCGCTTTCAATAGCTTTACAGTACTcatggatttttcttttcttttcttttctcttttttttgttgttttattatcattattatcattttaactctttttttttcttcctcccccaAAAGTTATTCAGTTGTGGAAGGCGCTGCCTCCTGTTACAAGACTCATGCTTTTCAGTTTATTGTCCTTCTTCCACTTCATCCTGCGGTTCTGAAACCAGATTTTGATCTGTCTTTCGGAAAGACACAGGGCGTGGGCTATCTCTATCCTCCGCCGTCTGGTTAGGTACCTATTGAAGTGAAACTCTTTCTCCAGCTCTAGCGTCTGGTAGCGGGTGTACGCAGTTCGGGCCCTTTTCCCATCAGGTCCAGTCATATCTACAATTTTACAGAAAATCCAGAAAATTAGCAGCTGCActctgaacaacaacaagaagcagaaggagaacagagagagcacagagggagCTTTGGCTGCTGCTACACTTGTTTTTAACGTGTCACCATGCGTAATGGACAGAGGGGGTCACAACATGGAATGAGCTGATGCATGCAACCAACACGACACATAACAACACCATCTCTGTAAGCTCTCACCCTGCAGCCTCTGCCACATTtatgccccccaaaaaaaccatCCACAGCCacccccatcctcctccaccttcacctctcTCAGGCTGTCCACCGAAAGCAAACAATCCCATAAAGACTTTACAAATACggcccttttttttattactccacaatcatccacacacacacacacacacacaccgacctGCTCACTCATGCAACACTTGACAGATTTATGGCACACCGTCAGCGTGACATcccaaacaaaaccaaataatattattagatGTGTAAATATACCATGGCTTATGTGCAGTTTCCGCATCCAGGGGAATATTTGTGGCGATTGGCAATCATTTGATGTGGGAGTAGAAGAGGTGGCGTTGgggtcctgctgctgctgctgcgcccGAGGTGCCGTGCCGgagccgccgccgcctcctcctactcctccgCCGCTGCTGTGCGCGCCCTCCTCGGTCTCAGAGCCGACCGTGGCGTCCTCTATCTCCGTGAAATGAGCGCTGTTGCTTTTGTTGAGGTTGTTGACGCTGGAGGTCGTGCTCCGGtcagaaggaggagaggagcttTTTAGTTCCAGCGGCTCACGGCTGGCCGTGGCGCACGACGGCGGCACCGGATCTGGAGATGAGAGCGAGCAGTtgggtgtctgtctgtaacGGGCGTCCGGCGCGAATCCCCGGGCATCCTCTCTCACGGCACCGAAGTGGTTGCCGGTGTTGGTGCGGTTCACGGTTAGGTCCATGCCATTGTAGTTGTAGCCGAAAGACCCGGAGTGCATGGTGCCAGGGTCTCTGAAGGAACCGCTCACAGCGCCGTTAGTCCCATAATTTAGTAACTGATAGTCGGAGCCATTTGGATAGCGCCCTGAGAACGAGTTTACAAAGTAAGAGCTCATTTGCTTGGATTTTTAAAGCCTCGATTTGTAGATCTTTGTCGCTATAATCCTGTGTGCTTGCACGATTTATGGATGCAATCATGAATTATAAGCAATGAAGCCCTACTGTACTTTGCCAGGTATGCGGCCAAATATGGGAGAGCGTTCGGGAATCACGTGCCTTTGTTGACCAGTCGTAAATCCTCACTGATGACTTCAAGAGGTAATTCATGCTCCATGGTTACAAATGATGACGAAATAATGGTCGTTAGGCTCCAGTCAATGGTGCCTCCCCGCTGCGCCTTGGAGAGCCGTGCGGGCTGAGAGCGCCATCTCGCGGACGGTCGCTGTAATAACCTCCCGCCGGGACGCGCTGTCACGGGCCCCCCTGGAGCCATCCATCATTTATGTAACGCGCTGATAATATAGGCCACAAAAAAGGCTCAGGTAACACACGGCACAGACTTACCAAGCGCGCTGTTGGCACTTTTACGCACAGGAGTGTCCAACTGGAAACAATTTGAATCTTTACTTTTGGTTTTATAGGATTTATTCTGCACAAACGCTGCAACAATCCTGATAATAGttgatgtaataataataataataataataaatatatatagagattaTTCCTGAGCATGAACCACGCAACAAGAGTTTCCAATATACATCAAAAAGCCTTTATTTCTCTATGTACAATTTGTCctaaacaaaaatattgcaCACGAATATCCAGATGTGCATTgaacacaacaataaataacatgGAACATCTCTCATCTGTACAAGTGTTAATGAAGTGTTTGATGGTACAACGAAGCCTACAGACTATCAGAGAGCAAGCACAGCACGAgatggacagaggaggacagaggaggacagaggaggacagaggaggacaggggaggacagaggaggaggacagaggaggaccGAGCCTCGTTTCTTTTAGTGTCATGAGGACgaataaaaacacaccatgATGAGGTAACAACACccaaaactaaacactggaaatgtatttttacattttggcggattttttatttatttttattttattttttttatatgttgcATCGTCCcctaaataataaaacacacgagcacaaggacaaacaaacagaggaggacCCGCAGACATTATCACCGTGCAAATGAAGTCTATCACTCTACACGTCTCTAAcagctgatttttgttttaatatctacaaagaaataatacattttatttttgggggAGTGtgcacaccatcacacacacacatcatgccTTTCTGTCAAAGtccttttcttatttattttatttttaactcttcttctccgcctcctcctcctcctcctcgggtGTCTTTGATGGATTGAgcagtttgttctcctttttccaCTTCATCCTGCGGTTCTGAAACCAGATTTTGATCTGTCTCTCCGTCAAACACAGGGCGTGGGAGATCTCTATCCGGCGTCTCCTGGTCAGGTAGCGGTTAAAGTGGAACTCCTTCTCCAGCTCTAGAGTCTGGTAGCGGGTGTAGGTCTGTCGGCCCCTGCGGCCACTGTTGCCAAAAGGACCTggaagaataaaacataaataacaaaaaagaaaaaaaagaaatgatcagttaatatttaaatgtctttcttGGGTGAATTTCCAAAGTGTAGGAGGAGAATCTACCTGAGAGTGCACTCGAAATCTGAAGTCGTGTGtctgaaaaaatacaataaagtgatatttcagatttttggaGTGTTTCAACTCCAAATGACACACTCAGAAcattcaaatataatatttagcTGTGTGTAAAGTAGTAGATTATAATACAGTAATTAACTGTACTAATATTTTACATGTTCTCCTCTAAAAGTCTCATCCTGTAGGTGCGTAAAGTGCCATCCAAgagcatatatttatatttctttatatgtatatttaataaaatcaatataATATTGCTGTATTATGTCTATGACATATTACACTGAGGTCATACTGTCACTTATATGtattatagtttattttaaatgatgtcaTGATGTGGCTACAGTAGGTTGGAGCGTATAGTGTGTATAACGCGTGGTGCGTAAGTGTGACCTCATGGTGTGTTCAGTCTCTCCTTGTTCTGAGACGTGATGAACAGTCAGAGTCAGGCTGCGCTTTAATCAACAAACCGTGTTTATTCTGTTTGATTCGTTCATGGAAGTTTCCCTGTGCGGATTAAAAAAGGCCCGTTTGTGGAGGCGCCATGTGACGCGGGGCTTTAAGTTGGAGCTCGGCTGATGTAGGCCtgtggatgtgtatgtgtgcgcgtgtgtgtgcacgcgcgtgcgtgtgtatgtatatgtgagGATGATGTGGCAGCCCTGAAGCTGCGTGAAGGTATCCGTGCGCAATCACCTCaaactacttttattttttatttgtatttattttctgagcGTGCGCTGACAGGTAACTCTGAGAGGTGCGGGGGATGCTCACGCACTTCCTCACGCAGAGCAGGACTCGTGCACAcagtaaacagaaaacacaaagtaaaaaaaaaataaaataaataagcgTGCACTTTGTGTTCTGCACTCACCGGCCGAGCAGGCGTTCATCCTCTGCATCCACGGATAGATCAACGTGGACGACTTGTCGTCGATGCTGCTGCTCATGCTGACAGCCTGCTCCGGGCACTCCGCTTTGCGCTGCTGATGCTCCTGAGTGACAAACAGCGGCTGCTCCTCGCGGCTGGAGAAAGCGCACGAGCCCTCCGCGTCCTTGTAGAAAGTCCCGACCGGGTTGTAGTCGCACGGTGCTCCGCCGCCGGCTCGGCCGTAGAGCGCCGCGGCCGCTGCGCCCGTCTGCTGGTAGTAGGACGCTGGGTAAACCTTCTCCTGCATGTTGGCTGCTCCATATGTGGCCGCGTTGGAGTAGTGTCTTAACGGATCGGTGTATCCCGAGGAATATAACGGTATCTGACCCAGGAGAGAGTCCTGTCCTCCCGGTAGAGACACGGGAAAAGTTGAGTTGACAAAATAGGAACTCATTGGGTGGACAACGGGGTGTATATACTCCGGAGGAATATGATTTGTTGTCTTTTATAGTCCAAGTGGTTTTGCCATTACTTTATCCGAGATTTGGTTTTTGCTGAAAGGGGGGGTTGTGAGGTGCCACTGACTACAGAGGGGAAGTGTACCATCTGATCAACCTCTGGCCAATCACCGCCGTCTGTGCTTGCACTATTGCACCCATGGGGGGCTCTTGTTGCGCGCGGGGGTCCCCGGTGAATCGAAACGAAGCGCTCGAGCCTGAGTCTGTTTTTTACGCACGCTCACGCACACAGATGcatagaaaaaacacacacaacacactaaatatagaaacaactgtgtgtgtgtgtgtgtgtgtgtgtgtgtgtgtgtgtgtggtaacttCTATGCAAATACCGTCCAGCAGAAACGGACGGACCTCTCCTTATCTCTTTGTGATAGACAAGCACGCGTGCACAAACTCTCCCTCAACACACACTCGTGCActtacacactctctcacacacacacacacacacacacgcacaatgcaaaaataagaaggaaaacacattgcgttttttttttgcgcatTATTTCCATTTACGCACAGATGACAGTGGgacacctccctccctctctcctcctccgcctctgaGCTTCACCTCCATCCTCTTAGAATAATCTACCCCAACTAATAAACATGGAAACAGCAGAAATCCTCACAACGAGCCTCAGTGAGTccacgaacaaacaaacaaacaaacaaacaaacaaacgtcaCTAATCCTCATGTTTCACTCTTTGCTGTGTGAAGGCTCGACCTGCGTCTGACTCCAGCCTGAAGTCCACGAAGACGCGCGCAGGGCAGCAGAGAGGACACGCGCTcccacacacatcatcatcaccatcatcatcatcatcaccatcatcatcttcacccaCCGTGATCAAGTGGAAACtgattttcacttttaaaaaacagtgtaAGTATAAAAGTCTGCCTCCAACTCACAGATCAATACAACAATTAAGCAGATCAATTAACGcccctgtcagctgtttttattcatattctgCTCATTAACACCACGATCAGTagctgttattaatattatgcACAATATAAATCAGTTAGCTTGTAAATTAGTGGCTTATTTTTTAAGAATAAGACAATTTTAGTGGCTGATCCTGCAGCGAAATGCGTTATTACAGGAGGTTCGtgcaaaaaaatacatgaatcaAGTGTTAGAATTtatatttatgatgtttataattcaaaataaacaatttctacatttttatcAGTTTTCGTCTTTGGAAAAGTTCCAACATTCgatagaaaatgaataaaaataacaaaataatgtgaatatttaatttatttctccGTTTTTAATGTTTAGGACATTATATAACTGAATAATCAGTTTTTTCCCCGTGTTTTGCTCAGATCCAGCGCGCTCTCGCTGAtattaaatctttattatttattttattatagatttttaaaaaagttgaatttaaaaaagactcTGCAGTGAGTCCACGGTGCCGCAGCTGCACCAGGCCGCAGCCTcctgacagctgctgcacatCTGGACGGCGCGAAAAcacgaaaacaaacaaaaaccgaGTCTGATGCGACGATTCTGCCAGAGATCATCACATGATCCTGCAGCATCAAACGGGACAGAGAATATTCCGCAGAGGCGCCACAATCCAACAAAACGTCCGAGGCGAcgatttaaattttaatatttaatctttAGATTCagtaaaaatcaaaaacaaaccaaacggAGGGAGAATATTTGCGTAAAAATCATAAAAGATTTGGAAGAAGGCGCTCGGCGTGGAGACAGCGGCGCGTAAAATCAAGCTGCAGCTCGCCTGACTCctttttgttgaataaaatcacataaaatagaataaaatcaGCCGGCAGAGTGAAATATGTCGATGAACGATGcagatttttaataaaaaccGTGTCAGCGGCTGCACAGAGGCCTGTacgaccatcatcatcatcaccatcagcatcACAGTCGAGCCTCTCCGGCCTGCAGCAGAAACCTCTCCCGGTTATAACAACACGACCAGGCCTCAaactttttcacatctcggaTGATTTTTACGCATTTACATGTGAAACACTGAGCTCTGCAGCGTGGCACGGGTTAACCAGAGCAGCAACTGGTTGTGAATAGCTCACAGcgcaagaagaagaggaggaggaggaggaggagaaggaggaaggaggagggaggaagatgcTTTAAACTGGATAATTGCCATTTTTCCTTAAAGACTGATCTTCCTCTTTTCCAGTCATCTAAACATCAGGCCTGCAGTGACAGCTCAGCCtcaacagagcagcagcttgtGTTGGAGTTAATCGCCGGCATATTAAAACATGGTGCCCTTACCTTTGTTGATAATCCATCATTCCCTGTGTGGCTGCCACTCcgcgagaagaagaagacgcagaagaagcagctcctctcgctctctcctctctggctgtttctctctctccctccacattTCCCACTTTTGTTCAAAGTGCTTTCATGATAGTAATCCCCACCATCCAGGAGTGCGCTGATCCTTCATTTTCAAGTATAGAGCCACATTAACATGGCGCGCACAGCCCGGGCATTGCgcggagagagacagaggaagaaaaaaaaaacaacaccagaaAATGACGCGCACACGGCGGCCACAGTGTCCAAACCACGGCGCCGTGCGCGCGTTGCATACACAAAAGAGCCAAGAAAACGTTGTTACTAGTGTTAAGTGAATGAGCGGCggaaaaacagcagctgcaatATAACCTCATGGGAAATAAGTTCCCATTCCTGCTGTCCACATGACCGCCAGGAACCAATCCCCGAGCCTGGCGAGTCGTAAACTTCCACGGCAAAGTTGTAAATTTTCATAAACAGCAGCCGGTTTTGTGCCTAAGACAAGCTTCCTCATCGCCATCCctgttttattctatttgtcTCTCCAAAGGCCTGAGCTGTTTGAGATGTTAGAGATGTTTGAGCTGTTTGAGgaggattaaaataaaaacaggtgtaCAGTTGCTGGGCTGGATGAGCTGCACTTGATTCTGCTTTCTAAAGGTCTGTACCGCTTCTTATTGTTCTCTAACACgcagctgcagtgtgatgtgtttatttcaaactttaatTAATGAGATGATTTTAACCTGAGAGGAGTCCTGGCTTCAGTCCTCACACCGTGTGACCTCCTGCTTTAAGATCTCGTTCATTACGCACCAAAAGAATCTAATCTCCAAACCTCAGATTgctttgattatttatttatttttttgcgtCCAGacttaaagattttttattattattatttttgcattaaagaCTTTTCATGGCCTCAGTGTGGAGCTTTCAATTCACTCTCTGCAGAGCAGCCTGAGCGCGCAGGCCGTGGATGGAGATGGAGCTCTGTGGCTGATTTCAGACCTGAAGAAACTttgaatttaaactttttttctctgaagatcatcagcacacacacacacacacacacacacacacacacacacacaggttatcaGCCGCATGTCTTATTTCCGtttctgctttttgtctctAAATGATTTTTCTCTGCTGATTTCCAAAACAAACGAGGATTTCCGACATTTATAGACGCAATAAAACCATAAATTCCTGCGGTGCATCGCGCTCCCTCctcctgtgagtgtgtgtgagtgtgtgagtctgtttgtggaggccagaaggagaaaaaaaaaatcaaagtgagtttcgtttgtttttgttttttaatacatatttccaaaataaaataaaagcagtttcatatttatttctattcG
The nucleotide sequence above comes from Larimichthys crocea isolate SSNF chromosome XVI, L_crocea_2.0, whole genome shotgun sequence. Encoded proteins:
- the hoxb5b gene encoding homeobox protein Hox-B5b is translated as MSSYFVNSFSGRYPNGSDYQLLNYGTNGAVSGSFRDPGTMHSGSFGYNYNGMDLTVNRTNTGNHFGAVREDARGFAPDARYRQTPNCSLSSPDPVPPSCATASREPLELKSSSPPSDRSTTSSVNNLNKSNSAHFTEIEDATVGSETEEGAHSSGGGVGGGGGGSGTAPRAQQQQQDPNATSSTPTSNDCQSPQIFPWMRKLHISHDMTGPDGKRARTAYTRYQTLELEKEFHFNRYLTRRRRIEIAHALCLSERQIKIWFQNRRMKWKKDNKLKSMSLVTGGSAFHN
- the hoxb6b gene encoding homeobox protein Hox-B6b isoform X2 gives rise to the protein MSSYFVNSTFPVSLPGGQDSLLGQIPLYSSGYTDPLRHYSNAATYGAANMQEKVYPASYYQQTGAAAAALYGRAGGGAPCDYNPVGTFYKDAEGSCAFSSREEQPLFVTQEHQQRKAECPEQAVSMSSSIDDKSSTLIYPWMQRMNACSAGPFGNSGRRGRQTYTRYQTLELEKEFHFNRYLTRRRRIEISHALCLTERQIKIWFQNRRMKWKKENKLLNPSKTPEEEEEEAEKKS
- the hoxb6b gene encoding homeobox protein Hox-B6b isoform X1, producing MSSYFVNSTFPVSLPGGQDSLLGQIPLYSSGYTDPLRHYSNAATYGAANMQEKVYPASYYQQTGAAAAALYGRAGGGAPCDYNPVGTFYKDAEGSCAFSSREEQPLFVTQEHQQRKAECPEQAVSMSSSIDDKSSTLIYPWMQRMNACSADTRLQISSALSGPFGNSGRRGRQTYTRYQTLELEKEFHFNRYLTRRRRIEISHALCLTERQIKIWFQNRRMKWKKENKLLNPSKTPEEEEEEAEKKS